From Cygnus atratus isolate AKBS03 ecotype Queensland, Australia chromosome 1, CAtr_DNAZoo_HiC_assembly, whole genome shotgun sequence, the proteins below share one genomic window:
- the ATP10A gene encoding phospholipid-transporting ATPase VA isoform X2, with translation MFLLIIHKNGKKDGLFKENLLLRGCTIRNTEEVAGIVIYAGHETKALLNNNGPRYKRSKLERQMNADVLWCILILLIMCLFSAIGHGLWVWQYGEKKKPVFDVPGPDGKYLSPVLASVYLFLTAIIVFQVMIPISLYVSIEIVKICQVYFIHQDKDLYDEETDSQLQCRALNITEDLGQVQFIFSDKTGTLTENKMVFRRCTVSGIEYSHDDNAKRLAMYQEPDSEEEEAAPKGGNLSQRDSICSHQSIKVVHRSQSTKTHRRTGSRAEAKRASILSKHTAFSSPMEKDITPDPRLLEKVNECAKHLEIMRSHEQPLSHLSPELCDIFDFFIALTICNTVVVTAPNQPRQKVRDRFELKSPVKTIEDFIRRFTPSRLTSGSNSSSSSSLATNKSMHRCGLSVLSSTSTESTLLKLEEKLAYSAQMNNNGYSSQQGRTPVGSGPEEGELRYEAESPDEAALVYAARAYNCSLVGRLSDQVSVELPHLGILNFEVLHTLGFDSIRKRMSVVVRHPLTDEINVYTKGADSVIMDLLLPCSSGDPRGKHQKKIQTKTQNYLNLYAVDGLRTLCIAKRVLSKEEYACWLKSHLEAESSMENREELLFQSALQIEKNLHLLGATGIEDHLQDGVPETIANLRKAGLQIWVLTGDKQETAVNIAYACKLLDHDEEIITLNAESPETCAVLLEQCLQCVESKFSNNTIDEATGNMTIGFTPLYPPSSSVLSSLGLVIDGRTLAYALEPTLEDKFLALAKRCRSVLCCRSTPLQKSMVVKLVRDKLKAMTLAIGDGANDVSMIQVADVGVGISGQEGMQAVMASDFAIPRFRHLEKLLLVHGHWCYSRLANMVLYFFYKNAMFVALLFWYQFYCGFSGSSMVDQWYLIFFNLFFSSLPQLITGVLDKDVPAEMLIAVPQLYKSGQNMEEYQPHMFWMNMIDAMYQSLVCFFIPYFTYYDSEVDIFSWGTPITTIALFTIILHLAIETKTWTSLHWSSCIFSILLFFFVALVYNASCPVCHPPSNPYWTMERLMGDPMFYFTCIISPVVALLPRFLYRTLQGTLFPTQLQLGRQLSKLPPEIRTQLLTKLNVKKESVHQMQPFANSFSPNLVSNASDCCKVYNQNTPLPTSPKDESLFQEHTKAEYTTDRFVAASPQGALLYGENKLPSEASSQETSVGFHEVTHGTSEMDSLSVGATFPWSPAVDQTDFSLLKWITSTPLFSRFGTVLQVSSSSLQNETQDSMCVLGSSLHEDFKGLKEQSSNNFQDKMKGTPYDNCKSDNSETTFL, from the exons GTCATGGCCTATGGGTGTGGCAATACGGTGAGAAGAAGAAACCAGTTTTTGATGTTCCAGGGCCTGATGGCAAATACTTGTCTCCTGTTTTAgcttctgtgtatttatttctgacagCGATCATAGTTTTTCAG GTTATGATTCCAATTTCTTTATATGTGTCCATTGAAATAGTTAAAATCTGCCAAGTATACTTTATTCATCAAGATAAAGATTTATACGATGAAGAAACAGACTCTCAGCTGCAGTGCCGAGCTTTAAATATCACAGAAGACTTAGGTCAGGTGCAGTTTATCTTTTCAGACAAGACTGGGACGCTTACTGAAAACAAGATGGTTTTCCGAAGATGCACTGTTTCTGGAATAGAGTATTCCCATGATGATAACG CCAAACGGTTAGCAATGTACCAAGAACCTGATTCCGAGGAAGAAGAAGCAGCCCCCAAAGGAGGAAATTTATCCCAGCGTGACAGTATCTGCAGCCATCAGAGCATCAAAGTAGTCCACAGAAGCCAGAGTACCAAAACCCACCGCCGCACTGGTAGCAGAGCTGAAGCAAAAAGAGCAAGCATACTCTCGAAGCACACTGCATTCAGTAGCCCAATG GAGAAGGATATCACACCAGATCCTCGCTTGTTAGAAAAGGTGAATGAATGTGCGAAGCATCTGGAGATCATGAGGAGCCATGAACAGCCATTATCCCATCTGAGTCCAGAACTATGTGACATTTTTGACTTCTTCATTGCTTTGACTATATGCAATACAGTTGTGGTTACTGCACCAAATCAGCCCCGCCAGAAG GTTAGAGATCGATTTGAACTAAAATCTCCAGTAAAAACCATAGAAGACTTCATCCGAAGATTCACTCCCAGCCGCTTGACCTCTGGATCTAACAGCAGCAGTTCATCTAGTCTAGCTACAAATAAATCAATGCACAGATGTGGTTTAAGTGTTCTTTCATCTACATCTACTGAGAGCACTTTATTAAAACTGGAAGAGAAGCTGGCATACTCTGCACAGATGAATAACAATGGCTACAGCTCCCAGCAAGGCAGGACACCTGTAGGGAGTGGACCTGAGGAAGGAGAACTCCGTTATGAAGCAGAGAGTCCAGATGAAGCTGCTCTCGTCTATGCAGCAAGGGCATATAACTGTTCTCTGGTTGGAAGGCTGTCTGACCAGGTATCAGTGGAGCTACCTCACCTGGGAATATTAAACTTTGAAGTATTACATACGTTGGGCTTTGATTCCATCAGGAAGAGGATGTCAGTAGTGGTCAGACATCCTCTCACAGATGAGATAAATGTTTACACTAAAGGAGCAGATTCAGTTATTATGGATCTTCTTCTACCCTGTTCTTCAG GTGACCCTCGGGgtaaacatcaaaaaaaaatccaaaccaaaaccCAGAATTACCTTAATCTGTATGCTGTGGATGGGCTGCGGACCCTGTGCATTGCAAAAAGA GTTCTCAGCAAAGAGGAGTATGCCTGCTGGTTAAAAAGTCATTTGGAAGCAGAATCTTCTATGGAAAATCGTGAAGAACTCCTGTTTCAGTCAGCACTGCAGATAGAGAAGAATCTGCATCTGCTAG GTGCAACTGGCATTGAAGACCATTTACAGGACGGTGTTCCAGAAACCATTGCAAACTTGCGCAAAGCTGGGTTGCAGATTTGGGTTCTTACTGGAGACAAGCAAGAAACAGCTGTTAATATTGCGTATGCCTGCAAGCTACTAGATCATGATGAGGAAATCATCACTCTGAATGCTGAGTCACCA gagacaTGTGCTGTCTTGCTGGAGCAGTGTCTGCAATGCGTAGAGTCTAAATTTTCAAACAACACAATAGACGAAGCTACTGGAAACATGACTATTGGGTTCACCCCTCTCTATCCACCCTCTTCCTCTGTGCTTTCCAGCTTGGGCCTAGTGATTGATGGAAGGACTCTAGCTTATGCCCTGGAACCTACTCTAGAAGATAAATTTCTTGCACTAGCCAAGCGATGCCGTTCAGTACTGTGTTGTCGCTCTACCCCACTCCAAAAGAGCATGGTAGTGAAACTAGTCAGAGACAAACTCAAAGCAATGACCTTGGCGATAG GTGATGGTGCTAATGATGTCAGTATGATCCAAGTTGCGGATGTTGGCGTGGGGATCTCTGGTCAAGAAGGCATGCAG GCGGTGATGGCAAGCGACTTTGCAATCCCAAGGTTCCGGCATTTGGAGAAGCTCTTGCTTGTTCATGGCCACTGGTGTTATTCCCGACTTGCCAACATGGTGCTGTATTTCTTCTACAAAAATGCA ATGTTCGTGGCCCTTCTCTTCTGGTACCAGTTCTATTGTGGTTTCTCTGGCTCATCGATGGTTGACCAGTGGTATCTCatcttctttaatttatttttctcttcccttccacaACTGATTACTGGTGTGCTGGATAAGGATGTGCCAGCTGAAATGTTAATAGCTGTACCTCAGCTTTATAAAAGCGGCCAGAACATGGAG GAGTATCAACCACACATGTTTTGGATGAACATGATTGATGCTATGTATCAAAGCCTGGTTTGCTTCTTCATTCCCTATTTT ACTTACTATGATTCTGAGGTGGATATTTTCTCCTGGGGAACTCCCATCACCACAATAGCTCTTTTCACCATTATACTACATTTGGCTATTGAAACCAAAACTTGG ACTTCTCTCCACTGGTCATCTTGCATCTTCagcatccttttatttttctttgtggctCTGGTTTACAATGCTTCCTGCCCAGTATGCCATCCTCCATCCAATCCCTACTGGACTATGGAAAGGCTGATGGGAGACCcgatgttttatttcacttgcatTATATCACCAGTTGTTGCATTGCTGCCCAG ATTTCTGTATAGAACGCTTCAGGGAACACTATTCCCAACGCAGCTTCAGCTTGGACGCCAGTTGAGTAAACTTCCCCCAGAGATTCGCACCCAGCTCCTGACCAAGTTGAATGTCAAAAAGGAATCAGTACATCAGATGCAACCCTTTGCAAACAGCTTCTCACCAAACCTTGTCTCAAATGCCAGTGATTGTTGTAAGGTTTATAACCAAAACACACCTTTGCCAACATCTCCAAAAGATGAGTCGCTTTTCCAAGAGCACACAAAGGCAGAATATACAACAGATCGGTTTGTGGCAGCCTCTCCCCAGGGTGCTCTGCTTTACGGTGAGAACAAACTCCCCTCAGAAGCAAGTAGTCAGGAAACGTCCGTGGGATTTCATGAAGTTACTCATGGCACTTCAGAGATGGATTCACTGTCTGTGGGAGCAACTTTCCCATGGAGTCCAGCAGTCGATCAAACAGACTTCAGTTTGTTGAAGTGGATCACATCAACTCCGCTGTTCAGTCGCTTTGGAACTGTTTTACAGGTGTCATCAAGTagtttacaaaatgaaacacaggaCAGTATGTGTGTGCTTGGCTCTTCTTTGCATGAGGACTTCAAAGGCTTAAAAGAACAGAGCTCAAATAACTTCCAGGACAAAATGAAAGGGACCCCATATGACAATTGTAAAAGTGACAATTCTGAGACCACCTTTTTATGA